The following are encoded together in the Zygosaccharomyces rouxii strain CBS732 chromosome C complete sequence genome:
- a CDS encoding zinc-dependent alcohol dehydrogenase (highly similar to uniprot|P00331 Saccharomyces cerevisiae YMR303C ADH2 Glucose-repressible alcohol dehydrogenase II involved in the production of certain carboxylate esters) yields MSIPETQKAVIFSENNGPLEYKDIPVPKPKPNEILIHVRYSGVCHTDLHAWKGDWPLPTKLPLVGGHEGAGEVVALGSDVKNWKIGDLAGIKWLNGSCMSCEACEQSHESNCPDADLSGYTHDGSFQQYATADAVQAAHIPAGTNLAEVAPVLCAGITVYKALKSANLKAGQWVAISGAAGGLGSLAVQYARAMGLRVLGIDGGPGKEELFKTLGGECFIDFTKEHDIAEAVIKATNGGAHGVINVSVSEGAISASTKYVRSCGTSVLVGMPAGAICKSEVFDQVVRSTKIVGSYVGNRADTREALDFFARGLVKAPIKIVGLSTLPEIFEKMEKGLIAGRYVVDTSK; encoded by the coding sequence ATGTCAATTCCAGAAACCCAAAAAGCTGTTATCTTTTCCGAAAACAATGGACCATTGGAATACAAAGATATTCCAGTTCCAAAGCCAAAaccaaatgaaattttaattcaCGTCAGATACTCTGGTGTGTGTCACACCGATCTGCACGCTTGGAAAGGTGACTGGCCATTGCCAACCAAGCTGCCCTTGGTTGGTGGTCACGAAGGTGCCGGTGAAGTCGTTGCCCTTGGCTCTGACGTCAAGAACTGGAAAATCGGTGATCTGGCGGGTATCAAGTGGTTAAACGGTTCGTGCATGTCTTGTGAAGCTTGTGAACAGTCCCACGAATCTAACTGTCCGGATGCTGACCTTTCTGGTTACACTCACGACGGTTCCTTCCAGCAATACGCTACAGCCGATGCCGTTCAAGCTGCTCATATCCCAGCTGGTACCAATCTAGCTGAAGTGGCACCCGTCCTATGTGCGGGTATTACCGTTTACAAGGCTTTAAAGAGTGCCAACTTGAAGGCTGGCCAATGGGTTGCCATCTCTGGTGCAGCCGGTGGTCTGGGATCCCTCGCGGTTCAATACGCTAGAGCCATGGGTCTAAGGGTTCTAGGTATTGATGGTGGTCCAGGTAAAGAAGAACTATTCAAGACTTTGGGTGGTGAATGCTTTATCGATTTCACCAAAGAACATGACATCGCCGAAGCTGTTATCAAGGCAACTAACGGTGGTGCTCACGGTGTCATCAACGTGTCAGTCAGTGAAGGTGCCATCTCTGCCTCTACCAAGTACGTCAGATCATGCGGTACTTCCGTCCTTGTTGGTATGCCAGCGGGTGCCATCTGCAAGTCTGAGGTTTTCGACCAAGTGGTTAGGTCTACCAAGATTGTAGGTTCCTACGTTGGTAACAGGGCTGACACTAGAGAAGCTCTCGACTTCTTTGCCCGTGGTCTTGTAAAGGCCCCCATTAAGATCGTAGGTCTTTCCACTTTGCCTGAGATCTTCgaaaagatggaaaagGGTCTAATCGCAGGTCGTTACGTGGTCGACACTTCCAAGTGA
- the ALE2 gene encoding Ale2p (similar to uniprot|Q06107 Saccharomyces cerevisiae YPR114W Hypothetical ORF), giving the protein MNPFNYTIDFLLNLPPPTILSQHILPWLSKNGFVSSQTFIDNIHTAIYVALFYQLCFLVANNIIFPPLASLTASQKRSKLVNQSAVHFVSVVQTIIVLKLSFDNLLSDQYHARFSEPASRIFGVDRETMAVATFALGYFIWDIYISMIYSTFPFFVHAVVSTIVFCIGMKPYIQYYGCVFLMFELSNPFLNIRWFGMKYLSGSNDSKVSRWIQLINNLCLMIVFFLARIVWGWWQIKNLAYDFWLVRHDPRFLLGESLAILAGNFVLDILNVVWFSTMCKVAVKTIRKGAK; this is encoded by the coding sequence ATGAACCCATTCAACTATACGATCGATTTCCTGTTAAACCTGCCACCGCCAACGATCCTATCACAGCACATTTTACCATGGTTGTCGAAGAATGGATTCGTAAGCTCCCAAACTTTCATCGACAACATCCATACCGCGATCTACGTCGCCCTTTTCTACCAATTGTGCTTCCTCGTGGCCAACAACATCATCTTTCCACCATTGGCATCGTTGACAGCTTCTCAAAAGCGAAGTAAATTGGTGAACCAAAGTGCTGTGCACTTTGTTTCAGTCGTACAGACTATCATAGTACTTAAGTTATCTTTTGATAATCTACTATCGGACCAATACCATGCAAGATTCTCAGAGCCAGCCTCACGTATATTTGGAGTGGATCGTGAAACCATGGCTGTAGCTACGTTTGCGCTAGGTTACTTCATCTGGGATATCTACATCTCTATGATCTACTCAACTTTCCCATTCTTCGTCCATGCTGTAGTATCGACAATTGTGTTTTGCATTGGTATGAAACCCTACATTCAATACTACGGATGCGTTTTCCTAATGTTTGAACTATCAAACCCATTTTTAAACATCCGTTGGTTTGGTATGAAATATTTAAGCGGATCGAACGACAGCAAAGTGTCCCGGTGGATCCAATTGATTAACAATCTGTGTCTAATGATTGTGTTCTTTCTAGCAAGAATAGTCTGGGGCTGGTGGCAGATCAAGAACCTAGCGTACGATTTCTGGCTTGTTCGTCACGACCCAAGATTTCTACTGGGGGAATCACTAGCGATACTAGCGGGAAACTTTGTGCTAGACATATTGAACGTCGTCTGGTTCTCTACAATGTGTAAAGTAGCTGTCAAGACTATTAGAAAGGGTGCTAAGTAG
- the TPC1 gene encoding thiamine transporter TPC1 (similar to uniprot|P53257 Saccharomyces cerevisiae YGR096W TPC1 Tpc1p is a transporter that catalyzes the uptake of the essential cofactor thiamine pyrophosphate (ThPP) into mitochondria it is located in the mitochondrial membrane and its expression appears to be regulated by carbon source) has translation MVNKDHLRKGEKIQVTSSLMAGSLSGLVARTFTAPMDTIKIRLQVMPGMGFTTMVKDVLKKEGLRGFWKGNVPGSAMYVIYGGVQFSSYSFYNSALNEFGWGPQLQGLIVGALAGMTSSMVSYPFDVLRTRFAADRRVMFSKLTHSIYEIWSQRGIQGFFKGCLSSMLTISLNTSIMFGTYETIRVYCDNTREQFGERQWHHTLDHSASSMGAILAKLATFPLDTARRRLMISDSRSVNRFTPKIEIYERYKGRGIIRVGWQILTYEGVFALYRGLPLALLKSIPTTAVSIWSYEACLRLLVN, from the coding sequence ATGGTCAATAAGGATCACCTTCGTAAAGGTGAGAAGATACAAGTTACTTCGAGTCTGATGGCAGGCTCACTCTCAGGACTAGTGGCTAGAACCTTTACAGCACCTATGGATACTATAAAGATAAGATTACAAGTGATGCCAGGAATGGGATTTACAACAATGGTCAAAGATGTGCTCAAGAAGGAGGGTCTTAGAGGATTTTGGAAGGGTAACGTACCTGGATCTGCGATGTATGTGATATATGGAGGAGTTCAGTTCAGCTCTTATTCATTTTATAACAGTGCGTTGAATGAATTTGGATGGGGGCCACAACTTCAAGGACTAATTGTCGGGGCACTAGCAGGTATGACAAGCAGCATGGTATCTTACCCTTTCGACGTATTGAGAACTAGATTCGCAGCAGACCGACGAGTaatgttttccaaattaacACATAGCATATACGAGATCTGGTCTCAAAGAGGTATACAGGGCTTTTTCAAAGGCTGCCTCTCATCAATGCTAACCATTTCTTTAAACACTTCTATCATGTTTGGAACCTATGAAACCATTAGAGTTTATTGTGATAACACTAGAGAACAGTTTGGCGAAAGACAATGGCACCATACATTGGATCATAGTGCAAGCTCAATGGGGGCCATATTGGCGAAACTAGCTACTTTCCCACTCGATACAGCCCGTAGAAGGCTAATGATTAGCGATTCAAGGAGTGTAAATCGATTTACACCGAAAATAGAGATCTACGAGAGGTATAAAGGACGAGGAATCATTCGCGTTGGTTGGCAAATTTTAACTTATGAAGGTGTATTTGCACTTTATCGGGGATTACCACTGGCATTGTTAAAAAGTATACCCACAACAGCGGTAAGCATATGGTCATATGAGGCCTGTCTAAGACTGTTGGTCAACTAA
- the PIS1 gene encoding CDP-diacylglycerol--inositol 3-phosphatidyltransferase (similar to uniprot|P06197 Saccharomyces cerevisiae YPR113W PIS1 Phosphatidylinositol synthase required for biosynthesis of phosphatidylinositol which is a precursor for polyphosphoinositides sphingolipids and glycolipid anchors for some of the plasma membrane proteins): MSVPNPGPVTPNHVLWYIPNQIGYMRVITMVISLITMSKHPVYTTVIYGISCLLDALDGTMARKYNQVSRLGAVLDMVTDRSTTTCLICYLSVMYPKWCAVFQILVALDISSHYMHMYASLTGGNTSHKQVGRESSRLLHWYYTRRDVLFTICAFNELFYVGLYLYGFERFNRFGFWVIVICLPGYIFKQVSNVIQLNRAALILASLDAKDANKRST; this comes from the coding sequence ATGTCAGTACCAAACCCAGGTCCAGTTACCCCCAATCATGTTCTGTGGTATATTCCAAACCAGATAGGATACATGCGTGTCATTACCATGGTTATATCGTTAATTACAATGAGTAAACATCCTGTATACACCACTGTTATCTATGGTATATCATGTCTTTTGGATGCCCTCGATGGTACAATGGCCCGTAAATACAACCAAGTCAGTCGTTTGGGAGCAGTATTGGATATGGTCACCGACAGATCGACTACTACCTGTTTGATCTGTTATCTAAGTGTAATGTACCCAAAATGGTGTGCagtatttcaaatcttaGTGGCATTAGATATATCATCCCACTACATGCACATGTATGCAAGTTTAACAGGTGGTAATACATCACATAAACAAGTGGGTCGTGAATCTTCAAGATTATTACATTGGTATTATACAAGAAGAGATGTTCTTTTCACAATTTGCGCCTTTAACGAATTGTTTTACGTCGGGTTGTATCTATACGGTTTTGAAAGGTTCAATCGCTTTGGATTCTGGGTCATTGTAATTTGCTTACCAGGTTACATCTTTAAACAAGTATCCAACgtaattcaattgaatagAGCTGCTCTCATCTTAGCGTCTCTGGATGCCAAGGATGCCAATAAGAGATCCACGTGA
- the ASK10 gene encoding Ask10p (similar to uniprot|P48361 Saccharomyces cerevisiae YGR097W ASK10 Component of the RNA polymerase II), translating to MSDYFSLPPRGTGGGTPAGTPGDDSNSERSSQYFMDLGNNASGDPTKFNLSPGTSDQIPPKDDAKSPYHVGVPVPSGMPVDTFAEVALGGAMEELEGKYVREFPTDVLVDRFKKWRKILKGIANYLREVAFAQEQFARINYQLKSSVKFPFLTDLEEGSNRIMDPFDPKVTPKRQQPLTVAQQREQQQLQQQQEILQNWQQQQQQQQQRNANGPQYQQPQLNTTHRDFNDDRAIGTDDIQVVKTDSESAAPSGFLKFGSGSIQDIQVVLKKYHLSIAVQQLKISKEINMNLLPRIEDLRRDLQSKIKEIKELSGDFRTNINEHVAITGQLLNRYISSVKYMTTNVADSDSIKLQKKGTQIKPKHDPYLLKLQLDLQLKRQLLEESYLREAYLNLQGSGMELEKIVYHKIQQILQRYSSLLDAEARLMIKNLCRELQQGILSKPTAFEWDKFVGHHPTCLINWRSSDPYPTSRKLSDVIYPQMKSPMAKCIRAGYLSKKSKFLKNYNKGYFVLTSNYLHEFKSSNFFNANQQEDSKESKSTSLSATQTAKASLVPVMSIALNDCVLTEASNDKFVLVGKPTYSDFEAPRLPRVATSSLQMLNHDLKHGLSHNPTSHFNEAPEKLTKQTKKTIGKLWKSAKPGGMGNGLEENVHTPKSEINEEKSSYQAMLNQENNKLVSWSFRPSSSNPSEEDVKQFRKWAHDLKNLTTFNTTKDRSKFIEERIIKANYRRGAQMLKHTSSSPSLMVAPDGSRSDVQSTKSNKPGHISLNNTGGMPTDWINRSGCNTPAVDDNGNLITVGEKRGIGSTMISSPLASPRYSVHSGSSPPSISGGASQQQLQSQFPAGMTITSKGISPNATVLNADPVAPPPLNRRSSSGLRSVTAATPPSAPSAGGSVASAQSEGSGGGYFAIPVKSNQEGGSQSSTPSFVDAPTGPPPQPAGAATTGSVIATQAPPSPYSLPRTGSYSAASRQYPSNVQAAQPTAVQQSLNMSSPIPKVRLNDQDLSHIPSIQSDFQMPPPAIQPPTLRRNMSSGDIPTVKSDMSGAAGNAFYQNRDNGSQTSLTAGGSRTHAIRKHKKNVSFSSLNSLVFSRKGANSGGNQNTEQFMRGGIREDDDDDDQTIKLHRSIYS from the coding sequence ATGTCTGACTATTTCAGTTTGCCTCCTAGAGGTACTGGTGGAGGGACTCCAGCTGGTACTCCGGGAGACGATAGTAATTCAGAGAGATCGTCCCAGTATTTCATGGATTTAGGGAATAATGCTAGTGGTGATCCAACGAAATTTAACTTGTCTCCAGGGACTTCTGATCAGATTCCACCAAAGGATGACGCTAAGAGTCCCTACCATGTTGGTGTTCCCGTTCCCAGTGGTATGCCTGTGGACACGTTCGCAGAAGTTGCGCTAGGTGGAGCGATGGAAGAGCTCGAGGGGAAATACGTTAGGGAATTTCCAACAGATGTTCTTGTTGATAGATTTAAGAAATGGAGAAAGATTCTTAAGGGAATTGCCAACTACTTGAGAGAGGTTGCATTCGCACAAGAGCAGTTTGCAAGGATCAACTACCAGTTGAAAAGTAGCGTTAAATTCCCATTCTTAACGGATTTGGAGGAAGGCTCCAACAGGATTATGGATCCATTCGATCCAAAAGTGACACCAAAGAGACAGCAACCACTAACGGTGGCCCAACAGAGGGAACAACAGCAGttgcaacaacagcaggaaattttacaaaactggcaacagcagcaacagcaacagcaacagcgGAACGCCAATGGTCCTCAGTACCAGCAGCCGCAGTTAAATACCACTCATAGAGATTTTAACGATGACCGTGCAATTGGTACTGACGATATTCAAGTGGTTAAGACCGATTCCGAGTCAGCTGCTCCTTCAGGGtttttaaaatttggttCCGGTTCCATTCAAGATATCCAGGTtgtcttgaagaaataccACTTATCAATTGCAGTTCAACAGCTAAAGATATCCAAGGAAATCAACATGAATCTTCTACCCCGTATTGAGGATTTACGTAGGGATTTACAGTCGAAGATCAAGGAAATTAAGGAATTGTCAGGTGACTTTAGAACTAACATCAATGAACATGTTGCTATTACAGGCCAACTGCTTAACAGATATATTTCAAGTGTTAAATATATGACGACTAATGTGGCAGATAGCGACAGTATTAAATTGCAGAAGAAGGGTACTCAGATCAAACCAAAACATGATCCTTACTTGCTAAAATTGCAATTGGACTTACAATTGAAAAGACAATTGTTGGAGGAATCTTATTTGCGGGAGGCTTATCTCAACTTGCAAGGTTCCGGTATGGAGTTAGAAAAAATCGTGTATCACAAgattcaacaaattttgCAGAGATACTCAAGTTTGTTGGATGCCGAGGCACGTCTAATGATCAAAAATCTGTGCCGTGAATTGCAACAAGGTATCCTATCCAAACCTACTGCCTTTGAATGGGATAAATTCGTGGGTCATCACCCTACATGTTTAATCAATTGGAGATCAAGTGACCCTTACCCAACTTCTAGAAAGTTGTCAGATGTGATCTACCCACAGATGAAATCTCCAATGGCTAAATGTATTAGAGCGGGTTATCTGTCGAAGAAatcgaaatttttgaaaaattataaCAAGGGATATTTCGTTTTAACCTCGAATTATTTACAcgaattcaaatcttccaattttttcaatgctAATCAACAAGAGGATTCTAAGGAAAGCAAAAGTACTTCATTGTCAGCTACGCAAACCGCAAAGGCTTCGTTGGTTCCAGTTATGAGTATTGCTCTTAACGATTGTGTTTTGACTGAGGCatctaatgataaatttgtCCTAGTCGGTAAACCAACCTATAGTGATTTCGAAGCTCCTAGGCTGCCCAGGGTCGCAACAAGTTCTTTGCAGATGTTGAATCACGATTTGAAACATGGGTTAAGCCACAACCCAACTTCCCATTTCAACGAGGCTCCTGAAAAACTGACTAAACAGACCAAGAAAACTATTGGTAAATTATGGAAATCTGCCAAGCCAGGTGGTATGGGGAATGGTTTAGAGGAAAATGTTCATACACCTAAATCGGAAATTAATGAAGAGAAATCTAGCTATCAGGCGATGCTCAACCAAGAAAATAACAAGTTGGTAAGCTGGTCCTTCAgaccatcttcttcaaaccCATCAGAAGAAGACGTCAAGCAGTTTAGGAAATGGGCCCatgatttaaagaatttgacTACTTTTAACACCACTAAGGACAGAtctaaattcattgaagaaagaatcaTTAAGGCAAACTACCGTAGAGGTGCTCAGATGTTGAAACATACTAGTAGTAGCCCAAGTTTGATGGTTGCACCAGATGGCTCACGCTCGGATGTTCAATCTACAAAGTCTAATAAACCAGGTCACATCTCTTTGAACAACACTGGAGGAATGCCTACCGATTGGATCAATAGATCTGGATGTAACACACCGGCTGTCGACGACAACGGTAATCTAATTACTGTGGGTGAAAAAAGAGGAATCGGTAGTACAATGATAAGTTCACCATTGGCCTCACCAAGGTACTCTGTACATTCTGGTAGCTCACCTCCATCAATCTCAGGTGGTGCGtctcaacaacaattaCAGTCGCAATTCCCTGCTGGTATGACTATTACCAGTAAAGGTATTTCGCCAAATGCGACTGTTTTGAACGCTGATCCTGTGGCACCCCCACCGTTAAATAGAAGAAGCTCTTCAGGTCTCAGATCCGTTACAGCGGCAACACCCCCAAGTGCCCCAAGTGCTGGTGGAAGCGTTGCCAGTGCTCAATCTGAAggtagtggtggtggataTTTTGCCATTCCAGTGAAATCTAATCAAGAGGGTGGCTCACAATCATCTACACCTTCATTTGTCGATGCCCCCACTGGACCACCACCTCAACCAGCGGGAGCAGCAACGACAGGATCAGTCATCGCAACGCAGGCACCACCATCGCCCTATAGTTTGCCACGTACTGGCAGTTACTCTGCGGCTTCAAGACAATACCCATCAAATGTTCAAGCTGCTCAGCCCACTGCTGTTCAGCAGTCGTTAAATATGTCTTCGCCAATACCCAAAGTGAGATTGAACGATCAAGATTTGAGTCATATTCCTTCAATCCAATCTGATTTCCAAATGCCACCTCCTGCAATTCAACCACCAACCTTGAGACGAAATATGAGCTCTGGTGATATTCCTACTGTGAAGAGTGATATGTCTGGTGCCGCAGGCAACGCATTTTACCAAAATAGAGATAATGGTAGCCAAACCAGTTTAACTGCAGGCGGGTCAAGAACTCATGCCATTAGAAAACATAAGAAGAACGTTTCGTTTAGCTCTTTGAATAGTTTGGTTTTCTCCAGGAAAGGTGCAAATTCAGGTGGTAATCAGA